In the Kaistella sp. 97-N-M2 genome, one interval contains:
- a CDS encoding polysaccharide biosynthesis/export family protein: MMKYFSVFSVILTLLLLFSCKPKKNIVYLSNNNFEQEVSQAKYSGLHIQEGDKLQIQVSAFEEIAVRPFNRSTMTGTGDAASGSGTGSSTAANEYIVTSEGNIIFPVLGAVYCKGMTKQQLKDDLESRLKRYITEPLVTITLSNFNFSVLGEVKSPGQKTSPTEKLNIFQAIALSGDLTYDANRTNIKLLRTSETSGKDEVVSLDLSEASIVNSPYYYLQQNDILYVEPDRNKQVSVNNDSSTDKWIKYGGVGLGLLTLIISLTR, encoded by the coding sequence ATGATGAAATACTTTTCGGTATTTTCTGTGATACTCACCCTACTTCTCCTGTTCTCCTGCAAGCCGAAGAAAAACATCGTTTATCTCTCCAACAATAATTTCGAACAGGAAGTCTCGCAGGCAAAATATTCAGGTCTTCATATTCAGGAGGGCGACAAGCTGCAAATTCAGGTCTCCGCATTCGAAGAAATCGCGGTGCGGCCTTTCAACCGGTCTACGATGACGGGAACGGGCGACGCGGCCTCAGGAAGTGGCACCGGAAGTTCCACGGCAGCAAACGAATATATTGTAACGTCGGAAGGAAATATTATCTTCCCGGTTTTAGGAGCGGTTTACTGCAAAGGCATGACGAAACAGCAACTCAAAGATGATCTGGAGAGCCGGCTAAAACGGTATATTACGGAACCCCTTGTTACCATTACGCTTTCCAATTTCAATTTCAGTGTTTTAGGAGAGGTTAAAAGTCCGGGGCAAAAAACGAGTCCTACCGAAAAATTAAATATTTTCCAAGCCATCGCTTTATCCGGCGATCTAACATACGATGCGAACCGAACCAATATAAAATTGCTCCGAACCTCAGAGACCAGCGGAAAAGATGAGGTCGTTTCTTTGGACCTCTCCGAAGCTTCTATTGTGAACTCTCCCTATTATTATCTGCAGCAGAATGATATCCTTTATGTAGAACCAGATCGGAACAAACAGGTTTCTGTAAATAACGATTCGTCAACAGATAAATGGATCAAATATGGAGGCGTAGGACTTGGTTTGCTTACCCTGATCATTTCCTTAACCCGATAA